In Anabaena sphaerica FACHB-251, a genomic segment contains:
- a CDS encoding SDR family NAD(P)-dependent oxidoreductase produces MSTALITGASGGIGKAFAEELAARKTNLVLVARSAEKLNQIATKLQQQHQVKVEVIAKDLTETNATNEVFDLIKEKGLTIDLLINNAGFGDYGDFAERDGERQLKMIQLNIMALVDLTHKFLPLMRQRRSGSIINVSSIAGFQPMPYISVYAATKAFVLSFSEALWAENKDYGVKVLVVCPGPTETDFFTEAKFPETLAGANNKIATPEEVVRDALQGLEKGDSTVVSGGLGNKIIVNMHRFLPRESLVSAIAKQFKKG; encoded by the coding sequence ATGTCAACAGCTTTAATTACCGGTGCGTCAGGTGGAATTGGTAAAGCTTTTGCCGAAGAACTTGCTGCACGCAAAACAAATCTTGTTCTTGTTGCACGTTCAGCCGAAAAACTCAACCAAATAGCCACTAAATTACAACAACAACATCAAGTTAAAGTCGAGGTTATAGCTAAAGACTTGACAGAAACTAATGCTACAAATGAGGTATTTGATCTCATTAAAGAGAAAGGTTTAACAATTGATTTGTTAATCAATAATGCTGGTTTTGGTGATTATGGAGATTTTGCCGAACGAGACGGAGAACGGCAATTAAAAATGATTCAATTAAATATTATGGCATTGGTAGATTTAACCCACAAATTTCTACCTTTAATGCGTCAACGTCGTTCTGGTAGCATTATTAATGTTTCTTCAATTGCCGGCTTTCAACCAATGCCTTATATTTCTGTTTATGCAGCAACTAAAGCCTTTGTTCTGAGTTTTAGTGAAGCACTTTGGGCAGAAAATAAAGATTATGGTGTGAAAGTTTTAGTCGTTTGTCCAGGACCAACAGAAACAGACTTTTTCACAGAAGCTAAGTTTCCTGAAACTTTAGCAGGTGCAAATAATAAAATAGCAACTCCTGAAGAAGTTGTACGTGATGCTTTACAAGGTTTAGAAAAAGGAGATTCTACTGTGGTTAGCGGCGGTTTAGGAAATAAAATCATCGTCAATATGCACAGGTTTCTACCAAGAGAATCTTTGGTAAGTGCGATCGCAAAACAGTTTAAAAAAGGGTAA
- a CDS encoding photosystem II S4 domain protein, which yields MLPREELLKGVENRDSIARVIDQAEQAIKTWEVVLTDFLSPPELAEIQRVVSRLTDVHLVAWGGYPQAERQRVAIARSELPLDQSQVAITVVEIAGNFLFDTATHRDFLGAMLGTGIVREKTGDIIILGERGAQAIVVPELAEFLEMSLKQVRSVPVKTQPIDINELKIREPKKKELTTVEASLRLDAIASAGFGMSRSKMVDFIDSGDVRVNWKEITQASSQLKTGDLIAIRGKGRLEVGEIAVTKKDRYRVQLTRYM from the coding sequence ATGTTACCTAGAGAAGAACTTTTAAAAGGTGTTGAAAATCGTGATAGTATAGCTCGCGTAATTGACCAAGCAGAGCAAGCTATAAAGACGTGGGAAGTAGTTTTAACTGATTTTTTGTCTCCGCCAGAGTTAGCGGAAATTCAACGGGTTGTTAGCCGATTAACAGATGTGCATTTAGTTGCCTGGGGTGGATATCCTCAAGCTGAACGTCAAAGAGTGGCGATCGCTCGTTCTGAATTACCATTAGATCAATCTCAAGTCGCTATCACCGTTGTCGAAATTGCTGGTAATTTCCTGTTTGATACTGCAACCCACCGTGACTTTTTAGGAGCAATGTTGGGTACAGGAATTGTGCGGGAAAAGACAGGAGATATTATTATTTTGGGAGAAAGGGGAGCGCAAGCAATTGTAGTTCCTGAACTCGCAGAATTTTTGGAAATGAGTTTAAAACAGGTGCGTTCTGTTCCTGTGAAAACGCAACCCATTGATATCAATGAGTTAAAAATCCGAGAACCGAAAAAGAAAGAATTGACAACTGTAGAAGCTTCTTTAAGATTAGATGCGATCGCTTCTGCTGGTTTTGGGATGTCCCGTAGCAAAATGGTTGATTTTATCGACTCCGGTGATGTGCGCGTTAATTGGAAAGAAATTACTCAAGCTAGTTCTCAATTAAAAACAGGAGACTTAATCGCAATTCGCGGTAAAGGACGTTTAGAAGTTGGCGAAATTGCCGTTACTAAAAAAGACCGTTACCGCGTGCAATTGACGAGATATATGTAG
- a CDS encoding TolC family protein yields MKGQQLFHSFLPGVTAAVLTTQSAWAGTVKVSEVKLVSSPSVLTATDVKTSVVESNRQLPITAVDNSPAFVPTLDFSQLSMQPLANQSVTDITAVNNTYVPAEKSPKTFVPISVTGAKVAQLTEANKCVQAQQKNQAALLLASKSCSQKKATLERVAQVSVPTESGTPNTSEPPAQNSEPVTPRPTSSTETPLEHLNPSLNPLQFPTKPEEVRLQTNQPITLGQALELAKRNNNELQVSILQLERSKAALREAQASLLPTLGVNGAVTNSRSANGTLQAKQQQRLNPLAPDAEADTSFNTEAQLRYDLYTSGRRNAAITEAEEQVRFQEFDVERQSEEIRLNIATDYYALQQADENVRISQSAVENSQASLRDAQALERAGVGTRFDVLRSQVNLANAQQDLTNARSQQVIARRRLAVRLNLPQSINISAADPVQLAGLWERTLEDSIVLAYQNRPELQQQLAQRNISEQRRRQALASLGPQISLVASYNLLDVFNDSINISDGYSVGVQATLNLYDGGAAKARAAQAKSNIAIAETQFAEQRNQIRFQVEQAYSSQLSNLENVQTANAALEQAKESLRLARLRFQAGVGTQTDVINAENELTRSEGNRIRAILDYNRALTELQRHVTSRAFNK; encoded by the coding sequence GTAAAGCTGGTGTCTTCTCCTAGTGTGTTGACTGCAACTGATGTGAAAACCTCCGTTGTGGAAAGCAATAGGCAACTGCCCATTACTGCGGTTGATAATTCTCCAGCCTTTGTACCTACGCTTGATTTTAGTCAACTCAGTATGCAGCCGCTGGCTAATCAGAGTGTGACGGATATCACTGCGGTCAATAATACCTATGTGCCAGCAGAAAAAAGCCCGAAAACATTTGTACCAATTTCAGTTACTGGTGCAAAAGTAGCACAGCTAACAGAGGCAAATAAATGTGTACAGGCACAGCAGAAAAACCAAGCTGCTTTGCTCCTAGCCTCAAAAAGCTGTTCACAAAAAAAAGCCACTCTGGAGAGGGTAGCCCAGGTGAGTGTTCCTACTGAATCAGGAACTCCGAATACTTCAGAGCCACCTGCTCAAAATTCAGAACCTGTAACACCTAGACCAACAAGTTCTACAGAGACACCACTTGAACACCTGAATCCCAGTCTTAATCCTCTACAATTTCCTACCAAACCAGAGGAAGTCAGGCTTCAGACAAATCAGCCGATTACATTGGGACAGGCTCTAGAACTGGCCAAGCGAAATAACAACGAATTACAGGTGTCGATATTACAACTGGAACGTAGCAAAGCTGCTCTCAGAGAAGCCCAGGCTTCTTTGTTGCCTACGTTGGGAGTCAATGGTGCAGTTACTAATAGTCGTAGTGCTAATGGTACACTGCAAGCTAAACAACAACAGCGGTTAAATCCTCTTGCCCCTGACGCTGAGGCGGATACCAGTTTCAACACTGAAGCACAACTCAGGTATGACCTTTACACCTCTGGGAGACGAAACGCGGCGATTACAGAGGCTGAGGAGCAGGTACGTTTTCAGGAATTCGATGTAGAAAGGCAATCTGAGGAAATTCGCCTGAATATCGCCACAGATTACTATGCTTTGCAGCAGGCAGATGAAAATGTACGTATTTCTCAATCAGCAGTCGAGAATTCTCAGGCTAGTTTGCGAGATGCTCAGGCTCTAGAACGGGCTGGAGTAGGTACAAGGTTCGATGTGTTGCGATCGCAAGTAAATTTAGCCAATGCCCAACAAGACTTAACTAATGCTCGTTCGCAGCAAGTTATCGCTCGTCGCAGGTTGGCTGTGCGGTTGAATCTGCCGCAGTCGATCAATATTAGTGCTGCTGATCCTGTCCAGTTAGCTGGTCTTTGGGAGCGAACCTTAGAAGATAGCATTGTCTTAGCTTATCAAAACCGTCCCGAACTACAACAGCAGTTGGCACAGCGGAATATTAGTGAGCAGCGAAGAAGACAAGCTTTGGCTTCTTTAGGACCGCAAATTAGTTTAGTCGCCAGCTATAACTTGCTAGATGTGTTTAATGATAGTATCAACATTAGCGATGGGTATTCAGTGGGAGTACAAGCCACGCTAAATTTATATGATGGTGGTGCAGCAAAGGCAAGAGCAGCCCAGGCAAAATCTAATATAGCGATCGCCGAAACTCAATTTGCTGAACAACGTAACCAAATTCGCTTTCAGGTAGAACAGGCTTATTCTAGCCAGCTATCTAACTTGGAAAACGTGCAAACTGCTAATGCGGCTCTAGAACAAGCCAAAGAGTCTCTGAGATTAGCGCGTTTGCGTTTCCAAGCTGGTGTAGGTACTCAAACGGATGTCATTAACGCAGAAAATGAATTGACAAGATCCGAAGGTAATCGCATCAGAGCAATTTTGGATTACAATCGTGCTTTGACAGAGTTACAACGCCACGTCACATCCAGAGCTTTTAATAAGTAA